From Portunus trituberculatus isolate SZX2019 chromosome 50, ASM1759143v1, whole genome shotgun sequence, the proteins below share one genomic window:
- the LOC123499894 gene encoding uncharacterized protein LOC123499894 codes for MAWCDDDGKRSTQGGGVAFCHKETLNVQVVEPPTPVPRELELIALKIIDGNGKGLLCVGCYRPPWQGSVLLDYLTENLDTMSTASQCDSVVVLGDLNQHMVQEAFNTLLVVYNLHNHVTFPTHRSGSSLDPVVTDLPRHSIQCFPLDFVGTYDHVAVLTRIQFRKPSEESSTRTLWRWEAANWDALRVALRNTDWGEVLRGDVNQQVQRLSELLHALQLSWVPHSNHTNKASDQPWFGPECRAAAEAKYRAWRALKRHPNARTRQRHREATARMTATQVWARDEWKANIRSKLRGSQTVVWLKLPETRRTFAAKMHIPEPDRTPQMLPQIVSEKLISVETSEAEVKVLLRDLDDKKAVGSDSISPRLLRQCAEELACPLAAIFNHSLRSSTWPALWKVSSVVPLHKKTQNRN; via the exons ATGGCTTGgtgtgatgacgatg GAAAGAGATCGACACAGGGTGGCGGTGTAGCGTTCTGTCACAAAGAGACGCTCAACGTCCAGGTGGTGGAGCCTCCCACACCAGTGCCCAGAGAACTTGAACTCATCGCGCTGAAAATAATTGACGGTAACGGCAAAGGATTATTGTGTGTGGGTTGTTACCGGCCTCCATGGCAGGGATCAGTGCTGTTAGACTACCTCACTGAAAACCTTGACACCATGTCGACAGCCAGTCAGTGTGATAGTGTAGTGGTGTTGGGTGATCTCAACCAGCACATGGTCCAGGAGGCATTCAACACCCTGCTGGTTGTGTACAACTTACACAACCACGTCACTTTCCCCACACACCGTTCGGGATCTTCACTGGACCCCGTTGTGACGGATCTCCCTCGCCACTCGATACAGTGCTTTCCCTTAGACTTTGTTGGTACCTACGACCATGTGGCAGTCCTCACCAGGATCCAGTTCAGGAAACCGAGTGAGGAGAGCTCTACCCGCACTCTCTGGCGGTGGGAGGCGGCCAACTGGGATGCTCTCAGGGTTGCTCTGAGAAATACAGACTGGGGAGAAGTGCTACGTGGTGATGTTAACCAGCAGGTCCAGCGACTCAGTGAGCTACTCCACGCCCTTCAGCTCAGCTGGGTGCCTCACTCCAACCACACCAACAAAGCATCTGACCAGCCCTGGTTTGGCCCAGAGTGCCGTGCTGCCGCTGAGGCCAAGTACCGTGCCTGGCGTGCTTTAAAGAGGCATCCCAATGCCAGAACCAGGCAAAGGCACAGAGAGGCTACAGCACGCATGACAGCCACTCAGGTGTGGGCCAGGGATGAGTGGAAGGCGAACATAAGGAGCAAATTGAGAGGTAGTCAG ACGGTAGTGTGGCTCAAGCTGCCAGAGACAAGGCGAACCTTCGCCGCAAAAATGCACATTCCTGAACCTGACAGAACGCCTCAGATGCTGCCGCAGATAGTGAGTGAAAAGCTCATAAGTGTAGAAACCAGTGAAGCAGAAGTGAAAGTGCTACTCAGAGACCTGGATGACAAGAAGGCAGTGGGATCTGACAGCATCAGCCCCCGCCTACTTCGACAGTGTGCTGAGGAGTTGGCGTGCCCTCTCGCCGCCATCTTTAATCATAGTTTAAGGAGTAGCACATGGCCTGCCTTGTGGAAAGTGAGTAGTGTGGTGCCGCTTCACAAGAAAACTCAAAACCGAAACTAA